TCCTTTGTTTGAACCGCAAAAAACTAGATGCATGAGCAAAAAACGCATGGACGGAAAATTATTTACCCAAGACCTGATTGACAAGGTATGGGAAAAAGCTGACATTGTTTTTGGAGTAGATCCCAAGATTTTCCGGAAAGACAAATGCGGAGCATGGATCAAAAAAGACCAATATGGCAAGTCGCATGCAAACTCCACCATGGCTTGGGAGATTGACCATATCAAACCATT
This portion of the Bacteroidota bacterium genome encodes:
- a CDS encoding HNH endonuclease; its protein translation is MSKKRMDGKLFTQDLIDKVWEKADIVFGVDPKIFRKDKCGAWIKKDQYGKSHANSTMAWEIDHIKPFSWGGTDELSNLQALQYNNNEQKNDQYPFWSCTVKSVEHTNQFINS